The genomic segment AGCCAGGGCGAAGTTGATGGCTCACCTTGGGCGGCAAGCGCCAGAGCATATGTATACCAAACCTGTCAGGTTGATCGTCAAGTGGTGTTTCCCGATCACAGGCAAGCGACAAGACGGGGAGTACAAGGCTACGAAACCGGATATCGACAACAGTCAGAAACTACTGTTTGACTGCATGACTGATTTGAAATTCTGGAAGGATGATGCCCTAGTGGTCAGCTTGATCGCGGAGAAGTTCTGGGCCAAACTCCCGGGAATCTATATTCGCATCGAAGAGGTATAGCCTATGGATTACAAAGCCTTTTACGACGATGTTGTCGGCTGGATCAATCAGGCAAACCAGGCTGCTGTTATGTATGGGATGCATACCGAGCAGTTCTGGGCATGGGTGGCCGACTCAAGCGCTGCTATCAGCAAGAAGTATCGGGACAATCCGCTGGTCATTAAACAAATGCTCATGCTCGTTAACTGGCTTGAAGAAGCGTATGAGAATAATGCACATGGGGGAAAGGGGATTAAACAATGAACGCTGTAATGAGCGACGACATTGATACGCTAGTTCGGAACAGTTTGCCATTCGTTCACCATATCTTGAAAAATTATTATCCGCCTACTGGCTTTGATTACGATGACCTTTTTCAAGTTGGATGCATTGGACTTATTCAAGCCGCAAGAAAGTTTGATCCGTCTCTGGGCTTTAAATTCACGACGTATGCAGGAGTATGGATTGAGAATGAGATAAGAAAAGCCATCCGTATGCAAATGACCGCGAAGCGGACAGGTGATGTCATTTCCATGGATTGGGTCGGTAATGAAGAGGAATCACTGGCGGATTTACTCGCAAACTTTGATTCGGTGGAAGAAGAGGTCGAAGCTAAAAGGTTGTTCACGGAGCTGATCCGTCAAGAGCCAGATATCACCTTGCTTGCTTTGGAGGGATACACTCAAAAAGAGATTGGGCGAAAGCTAGGGATGAGCCAGGTCAACGTGTCTAGGAAACTAAAAAACATGAAAAATGTTGCAGTAGCCTTGTGCTGAATCAGTCATGGTAAGCAAAGCGAGAATTGTTGGACGAACCAGGAGACGTGGTGATATCCGTTTTCCACATAACGAAGAGGCTATGGAGCCGAGCGAGGTTATTACCTATCGGCTCTCTCCAGAAGAAATGGAACGTCTCGTGAAGGGAGATAAGAATACGATGGGTGCTGCAACGAAAAGTAGGAAGGATTTGACCAAAGAGGTCTACCTGAAATTGGTCAAGCAAGGCAAAATCGATTCGCATATTCGTAAGGAATACGGACTTTCGAGTTGGACGCAATTGAAACGGATGAAAGAAAACTGGGGAATACTAGAGGCGTCTGGCGCTGGTAATAAACGCGATGCAGCTCCTGTAGAAGTTTCGCTTGAAGAAGTTATGGCCAGAATGGACGAATTGGCCGCTGAACATGCAGAAACAAAAAAACAGTTGAATGAGCTCCGAGAAATGCTCACCCAACTGAAACAGGAAATGAAATTACCTAATCGTCAGTATATCCCGAATGTCGATGAAAAGTCTAACAATGACAGAACAATTGAGCTGATGCGAGCGTTACTGAAAGAGCTACTTTGAATTAACAAATCGGTAACTGGTTGTAAAATTCTCGGT from the Brevibacillus brevis genome contains:
- a CDS encoding RusA family crossover junction endodeoxyribonuclease, producing MTTEFFMPMKNPPTVTHQQKQVTIINDKPVFYEPAELKAARAKLMAHLGRQAPEHMYTKPVRLIVKWCFPITGKRQDGEYKATKPDIDNSQKLLFDCMTDLKFWKDDALVVSLIAEKFWAKLPGIYIRIEEV
- a CDS encoding sigma-70 family RNA polymerase sigma factor, coding for MNAVMSDDIDTLVRNSLPFVHHILKNYYPPTGFDYDDLFQVGCIGLIQAARKFDPSLGFKFTTYAGVWIENEIRKAIRMQMTAKRTGDVISMDWVGNEEESLADLLANFDSVEEEVEAKRLFTELIRQEPDITLLALEGYTQKEIGRKLGMSQVNVSRKLKNMKNVAVALC